The Zestosphaera sp. genome contains a region encoding:
- a CDS encoding CoA-transferase: protein MFNKIVKPEEVLRRVRDGSVIAVSGFNMIATPAYLISKLYETYLTYGHPRNLFIIAETCPGTPGKGLDLVGRKIIENKDYDFLRGVLIPFYGWVPSIARLVEENVIEGYNWPIGITSHWFREVAAGRPGVLTKVGLGSMFDPRYGGGLVNKLAEERKTCRVDLIAIDNEEYLLYRCPKPNVALIRGTTADEAGNISMEHEGALLNVLAIAQSVKAYPEKGLTIAQVKRVARVGSISPRSVHIPAPLVDYVVVAPESLESHGQTDTILYDPTISGEIIPPEKSLRSSALQLGVRKVIARRVALELASLVASLGRPVLVNLGIGIPADVASVIAEEGIDEFIYTTVESGPFGGVALTGSDFGASRGYFAVVPMADMFTNYEGGIIDAASLGFMQVDKSGNVNPAFLPGRMPGAGGFPVIAFGAPNLYFAGEFTAGERKIEVSENALKIIKDGDISKFVERVYKVVYNGSYGVEKGQKILFVTERAVFRLGKDGIELIEIAPEVDIEKNILAKMEFKPRIPSNVEYMSKELFSEKTLNLRNLVLDALRK, encoded by the coding sequence GTGTTTAATAAAATTGTTAAACCTGAGGAAGTCTTGCGTCGTGTGCGAGACGGCTCGGTTATTGCTGTGTCAGGTTTTAACATGATCGCTACACCGGCGTATTTAATAAGTAAGCTTTATGAGACGTACTTGACCTATGGTCATCCGAGAAACTTATTTATCATTGCGGAGACATGTCCTGGAACTCCAGGCAAGGGCTTAGACCTTGTTGGGAGGAAAATAATTGAGAATAAAGACTATGATTTCTTAAGAGGAGTCTTAATACCTTTTTATGGTTGGGTCCCTAGCATTGCTAGACTAGTAGAAGAAAACGTTATTGAGGGGTATAACTGGCCTATAGGTATAACTTCGCATTGGTTTAGAGAGGTAGCTGCTGGTAGACCAGGAGTTCTTACTAAGGTGGGTCTAGGTAGCATGTTTGACCCTAGATACGGCGGTGGTCTAGTAAATAAGTTAGCTGAGGAGAGAAAGACTTGCAGGGTAGACTTGATTGCTATAGATAACGAAGAATACCTACTGTATAGGTGTCCCAAACCTAATGTTGCGCTAATACGCGGCACCACCGCAGATGAAGCAGGTAATATATCTATGGAGCATGAGGGCGCGTTACTTAACGTGTTAGCAATAGCTCAATCTGTTAAAGCATATCCTGAGAAAGGACTAACCATAGCTCAAGTTAAGAGGGTAGCTAGAGTTGGTTCTATAAGTCCTAGAAGCGTTCATATACCTGCACCACTAGTAGACTACGTAGTAGTAGCTCCTGAATCGCTAGAGTCTCACGGGCAGACAGACACTATCTTGTATGACCCCACAATATCTGGTGAGATAATACCACCCGAGAAATCACTGAGGTCTTCTGCCTTACAACTAGGTGTTAGGAAAGTCATAGCTAGGAGAGTAGCTCTAGAATTAGCTTCTCTAGTAGCTTCTCTCGGGAGACCGGTATTAGTGAATCTAGGTATAGGAATACCTGCTGACGTAGCCTCAGTCATTGCTGAAGAAGGCATTGACGAGTTTATATACACAACAGTTGAGTCAGGCCCCTTTGGTGGAGTAGCTTTAACAGGCTCAGACTTCGGAGCATCTAGAGGATACTTCGCAGTAGTGCCTATGGCAGACATGTTCACTAATTATGAGGGCGGAATAATAGATGCTGCATCTTTAGGATTCATGCAAGTAGACAAGTCAGGTAATGTAAATCCTGCTTTCCTTCCTGGAAGAATGCCTGGTGCCGGCGGATTCCCAGTCATAGCGTTCGGAGCCCCCAACTTATACTTCGCCGGAGAATTTACAGCTGGCGAAAGAAAAATAGAAGTCTCAGAAAATGCGTTAAAGATAATCAAAGACGGCGACATAAGCAAGTTTGTTGAAAGAGTCTACAAGGTAGTATATAATGGAAGTTACGGCGTCGAAAAAGGACAGAAAATTCTTTTCGTGACGGAAAGAGCCGTATTCAGGCTAGGAAAAGACGGAATAGAATTAATTGAGATTGCTCCTGAGGTAGATATAGAGAAAAATATACTTGCTAAGATGGAGTTTAAACCTAGAATACCTAGCAACGTCGAGTACATGAGTAAAGAATTATTCAGTGAAAAAACACTGAATCTAAGAAATTTAGTGCTTGACGCTCTGAGAAAGTAA
- a CDS encoding CoA-acylating methylmalonate-semialdehyde dehydrogenase has protein sequence MSLLQPPKTNYGKMKLFINGRWVESSTDRYVSVYDPGKGEVIAEMPLATKEEVDAAIEAAYEAFKSWSRMPVPDRLQYIFKMKYLMEENKEMLARVNTQNHGKIIRESRGDLRRSIENVEAAISVAYSLAKGEYQQEIARGIDEILIREPLGVFTIVSPYNFPIMIPFWFIPYALALGDTLVVKASGTTPLPLMVTLEVLAEALPPGVLNIVYTDHEIGEYMVTHPKVEGTAFVGTSSAALRLYELSAKHGKRFLGGGSASNYAVVMPDADLERTVHNLRDSKFGNTGQRCLAIQNIVIVGDDNFYNKFKNAFVELAKKIKIGYGLDETSDMGPMASKKYRENVIKWIEIGLSEGAKLVLDGREYKNPEYPNGFYIGPTILEEVTPDMKIAREEIFGPVANLLRAKNLDEAIEWINNNKYHHSAAIYTRSGRWAREFTHNVYVGNVGVNVGIAAPVGWFPFGGKRLAGLGSHHPQMDVVDFFTDRKIAIMRWW, from the coding sequence GTGAGTCTTCTACAACCTCCTAAAACAAACTACGGTAAGATGAAGTTATTCATAAATGGTAGGTGGGTTGAGTCATCAACCGACAGATATGTGTCAGTGTACGACCCGGGAAAAGGTGAAGTCATAGCTGAGATGCCTTTAGCTACTAAGGAGGAGGTTGACGCGGCTATTGAGGCTGCTTACGAGGCTTTCAAGTCTTGGAGCAGGATGCCTGTCCCCGACAGATTACAGTATATCTTTAAGATGAAGTATTTGATGGAAGAAAATAAAGAGATGCTTGCTCGAGTAAACACACAGAACCACGGCAAAATCATTAGAGAGTCGCGTGGTGATTTAAGGAGAAGCATAGAGAATGTTGAAGCAGCTATATCTGTAGCTTATTCTCTGGCTAAGGGCGAGTACCAGCAAGAAATCGCTAGAGGGATTGATGAAATACTCATAAGAGAGCCTCTAGGAGTCTTCACTATAGTAAGTCCTTATAACTTCCCTATAATGATACCGTTCTGGTTCATACCCTACGCACTCGCCCTAGGAGATACGTTAGTAGTTAAAGCTAGTGGGACTACACCACTACCTCTTATGGTAACTCTTGAAGTACTAGCTGAGGCACTCCCACCCGGCGTCCTCAACATCGTGTATACTGATCACGAGATAGGAGAGTATATGGTGACCCACCCAAAGGTTGAAGGCACCGCATTCGTAGGGACTAGCTCCGCAGCGTTAAGACTTTATGAATTGTCCGCGAAACACGGTAAGAGATTCCTAGGCGGTGGTAGTGCCTCAAACTACGCCGTAGTCATGCCTGATGCAGACCTTGAGAGAACGGTGCATAACCTTAGAGATTCTAAATTCGGCAATACAGGTCAGAGATGCCTAGCTATACAAAACATAGTCATAGTAGGTGATGACAACTTCTACAATAAGTTTAAGAACGCGTTCGTGGAGCTAGCTAAGAAGATCAAGATAGGTTATGGACTCGATGAAACGTCAGATATGGGTCCCATGGCGAGCAAGAAGTACAGAGAGAATGTAATCAAATGGATTGAGATAGGCTTGAGTGAAGGAGCTAAGTTAGTCTTAGATGGAAGAGAATATAAGAACCCTGAATACCCGAACGGCTTCTACATAGGGCCCACAATACTTGAAGAAGTGACACCGGACATGAAGATAGCTCGTGAAGAGATATTTGGTCCAGTAGCTAACCTACTAAGAGCTAAGAACCTCGACGAAGCTATTGAATGGATAAATAACAACAAATACCACCATTCAGCAGCTATATACACCAGAAGCGGTAGGTGGGCTAGAGAATTTACACACAACGTTTATGTCGGGAATGTAGGCGTAAACGTAGGTATAGCTGCACCAGTAGGTTGGTTCCCCTTCGGCGGTAAAAGACTAGCAGGTCTTGGAAGTCACCACCCACAAATGGACGTAGTAGACTTCTTCACAGACAGAAAGATAGCCATAATGAGATGGTGGTAA